One Granulicella sp. 5B5 DNA window includes the following coding sequences:
- a CDS encoding superoxide dismutase — protein sequence MAFELPPLPYDYAALEPTIDEATMKLHHDKHHQAYVTNLNGAVEKHPDLGKKTPEELVADLGAIPEDVRGVVRNNGGGHVNHTMFWEIMKPGGGGTPTGDIGEQITTDFGSFDDFKKKFNEATAKQFGSGWGFLVYKGGKLEIVTKPNQDSPISDGLFPILGNDVWEHAYYLKYNNRRPEYLAAWWDVVNWDEVNKRFATAKK from the coding sequence GTGGCCTTCGAACTACCTCCCCTTCCCTATGACTATGCGGCGCTTGAGCCGACCATCGACGAAGCGACGATGAAACTGCACCATGACAAACACCACCAGGCCTATGTAACCAATCTGAACGGCGCGGTGGAGAAGCACCCGGACCTTGGCAAGAAGACGCCTGAAGAGTTGGTTGCGGACCTGGGCGCCATTCCTGAAGATGTACGCGGCGTGGTGCGCAACAACGGCGGCGGCCATGTAAACCACACGATGTTCTGGGAAATCATGAAGCCGGGCGGCGGCGGCACGCCGACAGGCGATATCGGCGAGCAGATCACGACGGACTTTGGCTCGTTCGATGATTTCAAGAAAAAGTTCAACGAGGCGACGGCCAAGCAGTTTGGTTCGGGCTGGGGCTTCCTGGTGTACAAGGGCGGCAAGCTGGAGATTGTGACTAAGCCGAACCAGGACTCGCCGATCTCGGATGGACTTTTTCCGATCCTGGGCAACGACGTTTGGGAGCACGCCTACTATCTGAAGTACAACAACCGCCGCCCGGAGTACCTGGCTGCATGGTGGGATGTTGTGAACTGGGACGAAGTGAACAAGCGCTTCGCTACTGCGAAGAAGTAG
- a CDS encoding efflux RND transporter permease subunit, whose protein sequence is MWIVRLALRRPYTFVVLSMLIAILGIGSAIETPKDIFPYIDIPVVSIVWTYSGLTPQEMDGRIVTVCERALTTTVNDIEHTESESYQGIAVIKVYFQPGVKVDLAVAQVTSIVQTILRVLPPGSFPPFVIKYDASSVPILQLALSGRGLSEADLYDDGLQFVRPRLANVKGASVPLPYGGKVKQVMVDTDPQLLFAHHLSATDVSTAISQQSLILPAGTARMGDREYVVKTNSSPLDLNQLNDLPIRASNGAVVYIKDVAQVHMGFAEQTNIVRENGQRAALLTVLKNGQTSTLDIVSQTKSMIPRLTAGLGTLKITPLFDQSIFVRSSINEVVREATIAALLTGLMILLFLGSWRSTIIVCISIPLSIATSLVILTAMGESINVMTLGGLALAVGILVDDATVEIENTHRNMAEKLPLTRAILHSAQQVAAPAFVSTLSICIVFVPVVLLTGAAKYLFTPLAEAVAFAMLASYFLSRTLLPTMMHFLLSKEIHLYQDPKASEEEERRSFIWRWHAKFDRQFERFQHQYTRLLEWCLGNAKTTLLLFGLLLLISLPMLLFIGKDFFPYVDSGQMRLHVAPPQGLRLEDSEQYFAAVEREIRTQIPADRIDLILDNIGLPNNGINLAFGGEATISNSDGDILIALKPGPKDTQMYMRKLRADLHEKFPDGTFFFTPANITNQILDFGLTAPIDLQVIGRPAPGGKTNYQLAEELEKQVAAIPGAVDVHIHQQVSYPTLDVNVDRTKARQIGLTQQDVAQSTLISLTGTGQTAPNEWLNPATGVNYQIVTQTPIYRIDSPEELAQTPVTTAAGNASQQLGNLASFKRDVSPIISDHYNIQPVYDVEANVDQRDLGGVSAEIQKIMDRTTPTLPKTTQLQLRGEVKTMNDSFLRLGIGIVFAIGLVYLLMAVNFQSWLDPLIILMAIPCAFCGILWMLYVTQTTFSVPSLMGAIMTIGVATANSILMVVFANDERLAGRDRVQAALNAGHTRLRPVIMTALAMILGMLPMALAFGEGGEQNAPLGRAVIGGLLFATVGTLFLVPTIYSLLRKETPIDYSKEIDEEEHEGDPKWHHNNPEPEAN, encoded by the coding sequence ATGTGGATCGTACGGCTAGCGCTACGCCGCCCTTACACCTTCGTCGTGCTGTCGATGCTCATTGCGATTCTGGGCATCGGGTCGGCGATTGAGACGCCGAAGGACATCTTTCCGTACATCGACATTCCTGTTGTCAGCATCGTCTGGACGTATTCGGGCCTGACGCCGCAGGAGATGGACGGACGGATCGTGACGGTGTGTGAGCGCGCGCTGACGACCACCGTAAACGACATCGAGCATACGGAGAGCGAGAGCTACCAAGGCATCGCGGTGATCAAGGTTTACTTTCAGCCGGGCGTGAAGGTGGACCTGGCGGTGGCTCAGGTGACCTCGATTGTGCAGACGATTTTGCGTGTGCTGCCGCCGGGGTCGTTCCCGCCGTTTGTGATCAAGTACGACGCGTCGTCGGTGCCGATTCTTCAGCTGGCGCTGAGCGGGAGAGGACTGAGCGAGGCCGATCTGTATGACGATGGACTGCAGTTCGTGCGGCCTCGGCTGGCCAATGTGAAGGGCGCCAGCGTTCCGCTACCCTACGGCGGCAAAGTAAAGCAGGTGATGGTGGACACCGACCCGCAGCTGCTGTTTGCACATCACCTTTCGGCGACCGACGTCTCGACGGCCATCTCGCAGCAGAGCCTGATTCTGCCGGCAGGCACGGCGCGCATGGGAGACAGGGAGTACGTCGTGAAGACGAACTCCAGCCCGCTCGACCTGAACCAGCTGAACGATCTGCCGATCCGGGCGTCGAATGGTGCTGTCGTCTATATCAAGGATGTCGCGCAGGTGCACATGGGGTTCGCCGAACAGACGAACATTGTGCGCGAGAACGGACAACGCGCTGCTCTGCTGACGGTGCTGAAGAACGGCCAGACTTCGACACTGGATATCGTCTCGCAGACGAAGTCGATGATTCCGCGATTGACGGCTGGCCTGGGCACGCTGAAGATTACGCCACTGTTCGACCAGTCGATCTTTGTGCGCAGCTCGATTAACGAAGTGGTGCGCGAGGCGACGATCGCCGCATTGTTGACGGGTTTGATGATCCTGCTGTTTCTGGGGTCGTGGCGGTCGACGATCATCGTCTGTATCTCAATCCCCCTGTCGATTGCGACATCGCTGGTTATTTTGACGGCGATGGGCGAGAGCATCAACGTGATGACGCTGGGTGGGCTGGCGCTGGCGGTCGGCATCCTGGTGGACGATGCAACGGTGGAGATTGAGAACACGCACCGCAACATGGCGGAGAAGCTGCCGCTGACGCGCGCCATCCTTCACTCCGCTCAGCAAGTGGCGGCGCCGGCGTTTGTGTCGACGCTTTCGATCTGCATTGTGTTTGTGCCCGTGGTGCTGCTGACGGGCGCGGCGAAATATCTGTTTACGCCGCTGGCTGAGGCTGTAGCATTTGCAATGCTCGCGAGCTACTTCCTCTCGCGTACATTGCTGCCGACGATGATGCACTTCCTGTTGAGCAAGGAGATCCATCTGTATCAGGACCCGAAGGCCAGCGAGGAAGAAGAGCGACGGAGCTTCATCTGGCGCTGGCATGCGAAGTTCGACCGCCAGTTCGAACGGTTTCAGCACCAGTACACGCGGCTGCTGGAGTGGTGCCTGGGCAATGCGAAGACGACGCTGCTGCTGTTTGGCCTGCTGCTGCTAATCTCACTGCCGATGCTGTTGTTCATCGGCAAGGACTTCTTCCCGTATGTCGACTCCGGCCAGATGCGATTACATGTGGCGCCGCCGCAGGGGCTGCGGTTGGAGGACTCCGAACAATACTTTGCTGCGGTGGAGCGCGAGATACGCACGCAAATCCCCGCGGACCGCATTGATTTGATCCTCGACAACATTGGGTTGCCGAACAATGGCATCAACCTTGCCTTTGGTGGCGAGGCGACGATCTCGAACTCCGACGGCGATATTTTGATTGCACTGAAGCCGGGGCCGAAAGACACACAGATGTATATGCGGAAGCTGCGCGCCGATCTGCATGAGAAGTTTCCTGACGGCACGTTCTTCTTTACGCCGGCGAATATCACTAACCAGATTCTCGATTTTGGATTGACGGCGCCGATCGACCTGCAGGTGATTGGCCGGCCCGCGCCGGGTGGCAAGACGAACTACCAGCTCGCAGAGGAACTCGAGAAGCAGGTCGCGGCGATACCCGGCGCGGTGGATGTGCACATTCATCAGCAGGTGTCGTACCCGACGCTGGATGTGAACGTGGACCGCACGAAGGCGCGGCAGATTGGATTGACGCAGCAGGATGTGGCGCAGTCGACGCTGATCTCGCTAACGGGAACGGGACAGACCGCGCCGAATGAGTGGCTGAATCCAGCAACAGGTGTGAATTATCAGATCGTGACACAGACGCCGATCTATCGCATTGACAGTCCCGAGGAGCTGGCGCAGACGCCCGTGACGACAGCTGCCGGCAACGCGTCGCAACAGCTCGGGAACCTGGCAAGCTTCAAGCGTGATGTTTCGCCGATCATCTCCGACCACTACAACATTCAGCCGGTGTATGACGTGGAGGCCAATGTCGATCAGCGCGATCTTGGCGGAGTCTCCGCAGAGATCCAGAAGATTATGGACCGTACGACGCCGACTCTGCCGAAGACCACGCAACTGCAGCTGCGCGGCGAGGTGAAGACGATGAATGATTCGTTCCTGCGGCTCGGGATCGGCATCGTGTTCGCCATTGGGCTGGTGTATCTTCTGATGGCGGTGAACTTCCAGAGCTGGCTCGACCCGCTGATTATTCTGATGGCGATTCCGTGCGCGTTCTGCGGCATTCTTTGGATGCTGTATGTGACGCAGACGACGTTCAGCGTGCCGTCGCTGATGGGTGCGATTATGACGATCGGCGTGGCGACGGCGAACTCTATCCTGATGGTGGTGTTTGCGAATGATGAACGGCTCGCGGGGCGTGACCGTGTGCAGGCGGCGTTGAATGCCGGGCACACACGACTGCGGCCAGTAATTATGACGGCGCTGGCGATGATCCTTGGCATGCTGCCGATGGCGCTGGCGTTTGGTGAAGGCGGCGAACAGAATGCGCCGCTGGGCCGCGCCGTGATCGGCGGACTTCTGTTTGCCACCGTGGGCACACTGTTCCTGGTGCCGACGATCTACTCACTGCTGCGGAAGGAGACGCCGATCGACTACTCGAAGGAGATCGACGAAGAGGAGCACGAGGGCGATCCCAAGTGGCACCATAACAACCCTGAGCCGGAAGCGAATTAG
- a CDS encoding efflux RND transporter periplasmic adaptor subunit: MADAPIQHENQHPTNPRKMRLFLLCFAVLFTVVLLAGWVPRHLRDEQTEKLADQERNSKPLVETETITPSANNEQGLSVPGTTIPDNVAYVYARSNGYLKHYYVDIGQHVKQGQLLATVDAPDLDAQVSQAREQVAQAEQQLTQQQSQLKLATVTVQRYRVLVAKGVFSRQDGDTQEANYSSQVANVAAAQRNVDAFKANLSREVSLQSYEQVRSPFDGVITQRNVDTGALISASGSSSGALNGPPPQGQISSSGGTAQAGSANNAGSSGSTSTSATSAQSPGQGGPLFAVSQVKKLRILVSVPESYAKAVHVGEQAPVAFQELPGADLQATVTRTADSIDPNTRTLLTELEIDNSGGKLIAGMYATVSFPPLKGAAAPLTVSDDAIAIRHDQTVVATVANNKVHYVPISIGRDYGNVSEVLTGLKAGDVVVTQVNDDVVEGAEVRLAPRRKNP; encoded by the coding sequence ATGGCCGACGCACCGATACAACACGAGAACCAGCACCCGACCAACCCGCGGAAGATGCGGCTGTTTCTGCTCTGCTTTGCCGTGCTGTTTACCGTGGTTTTGCTGGCAGGGTGGGTGCCACGGCACCTGCGCGATGAGCAAACGGAGAAGCTCGCTGACCAGGAACGAAACAGCAAACCGCTTGTCGAGACCGAGACGATAACGCCATCTGCGAATAATGAGCAGGGGCTTAGCGTTCCGGGAACGACGATCCCCGACAATGTTGCGTACGTGTATGCTCGCTCTAACGGCTACCTGAAGCACTACTATGTGGACATTGGGCAGCATGTGAAGCAGGGACAACTGCTGGCCACCGTCGATGCACCGGACCTCGATGCACAGGTGTCGCAGGCACGCGAGCAGGTAGCACAGGCGGAACAGCAACTCACACAACAGCAGTCGCAACTGAAGCTGGCGACGGTAACAGTGCAACGCTATCGCGTGCTGGTGGCGAAGGGTGTCTTTTCGCGCCAGGACGGCGATACGCAGGAGGCGAATTATTCTTCGCAGGTGGCGAATGTTGCAGCGGCGCAGCGCAACGTCGATGCGTTCAAGGCGAACCTGAGCCGCGAGGTTTCGCTGCAGTCGTATGAACAGGTACGCTCGCCGTTTGATGGCGTCATCACGCAACGGAACGTCGATACTGGAGCGCTCATCTCAGCGAGTGGGTCGAGTTCGGGAGCGTTGAACGGACCGCCGCCACAGGGACAGATCTCCAGCAGCGGCGGTACGGCGCAGGCCGGCTCCGCGAACAATGCCGGTTCCTCTGGCAGCACGAGCACATCGGCCACTTCGGCGCAGTCGCCGGGACAGGGTGGGCCTTTGTTTGCGGTGTCTCAGGTGAAGAAGCTGCGTATTCTCGTCTCTGTGCCTGAGAGCTATGCCAAGGCGGTGCATGTTGGTGAGCAGGCTCCGGTGGCGTTTCAAGAGCTGCCAGGTGCTGACCTGCAGGCAACGGTGACACGCACGGCAGATTCGATCGATCCGAACACGCGCACGCTTCTGACAGAACTGGAGATCGACAACAGTGGAGGCAAGCTGATTGCAGGGATGTATGCGACGGTGAGCTTTCCGCCATTGAAAGGCGCTGCTGCGCCGCTTACGGTGAGTGATGATGCGATTGCTATTCGGCACGACCAAACCGTGGTCGCAACGGTTGCGAACAATAAGGTGCATTACGTGCCGATCAGCATTGGACGCGACTATGGGAATGTCTCCGAGGTGTTGACCGGGTTGAAGGCGGGTGATGTGGTTGTGACGCAGGTCAATGACGATGTGGTGGAAGGAGCAGAGGTGCGCCTTGCGCCGAGGCGTAAGAACCCATGA
- a CDS encoding TolC family protein has translation MRTAHTLSVELALTALLTAVACAQSAPKPAAAPEVPGLAGQVAPPNAPAPQLRHAEDTNSLPLREAVSGLTPAFLHFAGPYHAATVPQLFPGDATRLKGLVRDGKLYLSLEDAIDLALENNLDVETARYNLVLAQTDTVRAAGGGNVRGLDYSVQLPPNGVGGPGSPLLTADTTNTNPTAPAVTDLTSLNSTTQQTQSLSESSTGFAYSTGPNVPLFDPQIIADAGYLRRSDAVLLGGSTSGGVNVSFPQALDFTTFNASYLQGFSTGAQLEAIVNNAAQVSYANGSQLNPFHSPSTSVTLTQPLLRGFGRGVNLRYLRIASTDKKISRLVFEQQVMDTIYGTSRLYFDLVSLGENVRVKQESLRAATKLREDDENQEQQGTLAPIELTRARALESAGRFDLIQAQGLYRQQEIILRNQLLREASPVFEAELGSFTEIVPTDSITVPQALDTLDVPSLVQQALARRPDLAQAQLQVETGKINAEASRNNARPQLNLYGNVETRGSAEQPFETLGSAGTGIPVTPQELGFGGAKVSTVYQAGLQLNLPVRNRVAESDAARDAVQLRQVQARTEKLAANVRQDVETAVVALQTAQAAYTAAEESLNFQSQLLDAERDKLTVGQSTEEAVLQNEAYVAQAKSTEIAARSNWIKARIQLDYALGDLLEKNHVELDDAIKGTLP, from the coding sequence ATGAGGACCGCACACACACTTTCGGTCGAACTTGCGCTGACGGCATTGCTGACGGCTGTGGCCTGCGCGCAGTCGGCGCCAAAGCCGGCGGCTGCGCCGGAGGTGCCAGGACTTGCGGGGCAAGTGGCTCCGCCAAACGCGCCTGCGCCGCAGCTACGGCATGCAGAAGATACAAACTCGCTACCGCTGCGTGAAGCGGTGAGTGGTCTTACACCTGCGTTTCTGCATTTTGCGGGGCCATACCATGCAGCAACGGTGCCACAGCTTTTTCCTGGAGACGCGACGCGGCTGAAGGGGTTGGTGCGTGACGGCAAGCTCTATCTCTCGCTCGAGGATGCGATCGATCTTGCACTCGAAAACAATCTGGATGTAGAGACCGCGCGCTATAACCTTGTGCTTGCGCAGACAGACACAGTGCGTGCTGCAGGTGGGGGCAATGTTCGTGGCCTCGACTACAGTGTGCAACTGCCGCCCAACGGTGTCGGCGGACCGGGTTCGCCACTGCTGACAGCGGATACGACGAACACCAATCCAACTGCGCCTGCGGTGACAGACCTTACGAGCCTCAACTCGACTACGCAGCAGACGCAGTCGCTTTCAGAGTCGAGCACGGGATTCGCTTACTCGACAGGGCCAAACGTTCCACTGTTCGATCCACAGATCATCGCGGATGCGGGCTATCTGCGACGGTCGGATGCGGTGCTGCTGGGCGGGTCTACGAGTGGCGGCGTCAACGTCTCTTTTCCTCAAGCCCTGGACTTCACAACGTTCAACGCGTCGTATCTGCAAGGGTTTTCTACGGGTGCGCAGCTTGAGGCCATTGTGAACAACGCGGCACAGGTGAGCTACGCGAATGGGTCACAACTGAACCCGTTCCACAGTCCGAGCACGTCTGTCACGCTGACACAACCGCTTCTGCGAGGCTTCGGACGCGGCGTGAACCTGCGCTATCTGCGTATTGCGAGCACGGACAAGAAGATCTCGCGGCTGGTGTTCGAGCAACAGGTCATGGACACCATCTATGGAACGTCGCGACTGTACTTCGATCTTGTTTCGCTGGGAGAGAATGTGCGCGTGAAGCAGGAGTCGCTGCGAGCCGCCACCAAGCTGCGTGAGGACGACGAGAACCAGGAGCAGCAAGGCACGCTCGCTCCGATTGAGCTAACCAGAGCGCGGGCGTTGGAGAGTGCCGGACGCTTCGATCTTATCCAGGCGCAGGGACTGTACCGGCAGCAGGAGATCATTCTGCGCAACCAGTTGCTGCGCGAGGCTTCGCCGGTGTTTGAGGCGGAGCTTGGCAGCTTTACCGAGATTGTTCCGACGGATTCGATTACTGTGCCGCAGGCGCTGGATACGCTGGATGTGCCGTCGCTTGTGCAACAGGCTTTAGCGCGCAGGCCAGACCTAGCGCAGGCGCAATTGCAGGTTGAGACTGGCAAGATCAACGCAGAGGCGAGCCGGAACAACGCGCGCCCGCAACTGAATTTGTACGGCAATGTAGAGACGCGTGGCTCGGCAGAGCAGCCTTTTGAGACGCTTGGTTCCGCCGGCACCGGTATCCCCGTTACGCCGCAGGAGCTGGGATTCGGTGGCGCGAAGGTGTCGACGGTGTATCAGGCAGGGCTACAGTTGAATCTGCCAGTCCGCAACCGGGTTGCCGAGAGTGACGCGGCACGTGATGCCGTCCAACTGCGCCAAGTGCAGGCCCGGACGGAGAAGCTGGCCGCGAACGTACGTCAGGATGTGGAGACTGCGGTTGTGGCGCTACAAACGGCGCAGGCCGCCTATACGGCTGCCGAAGAGAGCCTTAATTTTCAGTCGCAGTTGTTGGATGCCGAGCGTGACAAGCTGACGGTCGGGCAGTCGACAGAGGAGGCCGTGCTGCAGAACGAGGCTTACGTGGCGCAGGCAAAGTCGACGGAGATCGCCGCGCGGTCCAACTGGATCAAGGCGCGCATTCAGCTTGATTATGCGCTTGGAGATCTACTGGAGAAGAACCACGTTGAACTGGATGACGCGATCAAAGGGACGCTCCCGTAG
- the typA gene encoding translational GTPase TypA, protein MSTSNTAQVIRNIAIIAHVDHGKTTLVDAMLRQSGTFRTNEAVVDRVMDSNDLEKERGITILAKNTAIHYKDSKINIVDTPGHADFGGEVERALKMVDGVVLLVDASEGPLPQTRYVLSKALEAKLTPIVVVNKIDRPDARPQEVLNEVYDLFIDLDADESILDFPVIYTNGKAGTATMDLATPGTDLQPLFELIFQTIPAAPGTADGDLQVLVTNLDYSDYLGRLAIGRVFNGTLRTGQEINLSRTDGTLQTVKITKLFTYDGLKRIDTEETTVGDIIAVAGIDNITIGESFCALENPKPLPVIKIDEPTIAIIFSVNNGPFAGREGKLVTSRNIKERLERELLTNVSIRVEDTGTPDNFKVLGRGELQLSVLIEMMRREGFELMVSRPQIVTRRIDDKLMEPSEILTVDIPEEFSGTVIQKLGPRKGEMTKMANHGSGRVRMEFKVPSRGLIGLRNEMLTETRGTIVMNSIAGEYIPYTGEIPQRPSGALISDRQGVTTLYALDGIQERGILFLSDGVEVYEGMIIGEHSRDNDLDVNCVREKKLTNMRASGSDDAVRLVPFKVLTLEQSIEFIADDELVEVTPKSLRMRKKVLQANRRPKKNQTVE, encoded by the coding sequence GTGAGCACCTCGAACACTGCCCAAGTAATCCGCAATATCGCCATCATCGCGCACGTCGACCACGGCAAGACCACGCTGGTCGACGCCATGCTGCGCCAGTCCGGCACCTTCCGCACCAACGAGGCTGTCGTCGACCGCGTCATGGATTCGAACGATCTTGAAAAGGAACGCGGCATCACGATTCTCGCGAAGAACACCGCGATCCATTACAAGGACTCGAAGATCAACATCGTTGACACGCCAGGCCACGCCGACTTCGGTGGCGAAGTCGAGCGCGCCCTCAAGATGGTCGACGGCGTCGTTCTGCTCGTCGACGCCTCGGAAGGCCCGCTGCCGCAAACCCGCTACGTGCTCTCCAAGGCGCTCGAGGCCAAGCTCACGCCCATCGTCGTGGTTAACAAGATCGACCGCCCGGACGCACGTCCGCAGGAAGTGCTTAACGAGGTCTATGACCTCTTCATCGACCTCGATGCAGACGAGTCTATCCTCGACTTCCCGGTCATTTACACCAACGGCAAGGCTGGTACGGCGACGATGGATCTCGCCACGCCGGGCACCGACCTGCAGCCGCTCTTCGAACTCATCTTCCAGACGATCCCTGCCGCTCCCGGCACCGCCGACGGCGATCTCCAGGTGCTCGTCACCAATCTTGATTACTCTGACTATCTCGGCCGTCTCGCGATCGGACGCGTCTTCAACGGCACGCTCCGCACCGGCCAGGAGATCAATCTCTCCCGCACGGACGGCACGCTCCAGACCGTGAAGATCACCAAGCTCTTCACCTACGACGGTCTCAAGCGCATCGACACCGAAGAGACCACCGTAGGCGACATCATTGCCGTCGCCGGTATCGACAACATCACCATCGGCGAAAGCTTCTGCGCCCTGGAGAACCCCAAGCCGCTGCCGGTCATTAAAATCGACGAGCCGACCATCGCGATCATCTTCTCGGTCAACAACGGCCCCTTCGCCGGCCGCGAGGGCAAGCTCGTCACCAGCCGCAATATCAAGGAGCGCCTCGAACGCGAGCTGCTCACCAACGTCTCCATCCGTGTTGAAGACACTGGCACGCCTGATAACTTCAAGGTACTGGGCCGTGGCGAGCTGCAGCTCTCCGTGCTCATCGAGATGATGCGCCGCGAAGGCTTCGAGCTCATGGTCTCGCGTCCGCAGATCGTCACCAGGCGTATCGACGACAAGCTCATGGAGCCCTCGGAAATTCTTACGGTTGACATCCCGGAAGAATTCTCCGGCACCGTCATCCAGAAGCTTGGGCCGCGCAAGGGCGAGATGACCAAGATGGCCAACCACGGCTCCGGCCGCGTGCGCATGGAGTTCAAGGTCCCATCGCGCGGCCTCATCGGTCTGCGCAATGAGATGCTCACCGAGACCCGCGGCACCATCGTCATGAACTCCATCGCAGGCGAGTACATCCCCTATACCGGCGAGATTCCGCAGCGTCCCTCGGGCGCGCTCATCTCTGATCGCCAGGGTGTTACCACCCTGTATGCGCTTGACGGGATCCAAGAGCGCGGCATCCTCTTCCTCTCGGACGGCGTCGAGGTCTACGAAGGCATGATCATCGGCGAGCACTCCCGCGATAATGATCTCGATGTGAACTGCGTCCGCGAGAAGAAGCTCACCAACATGCGTGCCTCCGGTTCTGACGATGCGGTTCGCCTCGTCCCCTTCAAGGTGCTTACATTGGAGCAGTCCATCGAGTTCATCGCCGACGACGAGCTTGTGGAAGTGACGCCGAAATCCCTGCGCATGCGCAAGAAGGTGCTGCAGGCAAATCGTCGCCCCAAGAAGAACCAGACAGTCGAGTAG
- a CDS encoding circularly permuted type 2 ATP-grasp protein: protein MFQGPGSLHEHYGPLLNHFAALPPDELQRRKQAADLSFLNQGITFTVYGREEGTEKIFPYDLLPRIITAAEWERVERGLTQRITALNLFLKDIYNDGRILKDGIVPRELVYSCPQFRRQMCGLEVPRNVYVAVCGTDLIRLENGDFVVLEDNLRVPSGVSYMLTNRRVMKRIFPQLFRNYNVRPIEQYTQLLLGTLRSLAPEGRPEPNIVLLSPGVFNSAYFEHAYLARQMGIELVEGRDLVVHDNICYMRTTSGLRRVDVIYRRVDDDFIDPLAFRPDSILGVAGLFNAYRAGNVTLANAFGTGVADDKALYAFVPSIIKYYLGEDPILHNVKTFLCSIEKERNYVLANLDKLVVKAVGESGGYGMLIGTQASTKEREVFAEKIRANPRNYIAQPTISFSRAPCLIGDALEPRHVDLRPYVLYGDKVTIVPGGLTRVALKRGSLVVNSSQGGGSKDTWVLAEQQREEAPEA, encoded by the coding sequence ATGTTTCAAGGCCCAGGCTCGCTTCATGAACACTACGGACCGCTGCTGAACCACTTCGCCGCGCTGCCGCCAGATGAGCTGCAGCGCCGCAAGCAGGCTGCCGATCTTAGCTTCCTTAACCAGGGCATCACCTTTACGGTCTATGGCCGCGAAGAGGGTACGGAAAAGATCTTTCCATACGATCTGCTGCCGCGCATCATCACCGCTGCGGAGTGGGAGCGGGTGGAGCGCGGGCTGACCCAGCGCATTACGGCGCTGAACCTGTTTCTCAAGGACATCTACAACGACGGCCGCATTCTGAAAGACGGCATTGTGCCACGCGAGCTGGTCTATAGCTGTCCGCAGTTCCGCCGCCAGATGTGCGGGCTCGAGGTGCCGCGTAACGTCTATGTCGCCGTGTGCGGCACGGACCTGATCCGGCTGGAGAATGGCGACTTTGTGGTGCTGGAAGATAATCTGCGGGTACCCTCCGGTGTGAGCTATATGCTCACCAACCGGCGGGTGATGAAGCGTATCTTCCCGCAACTGTTCCGCAACTACAATGTGCGGCCGATTGAGCAGTACACCCAACTGCTGCTGGGCACGCTGCGCTCGCTGGCGCCGGAAGGCCGACCGGAGCCGAACATTGTGCTGCTCTCGCCGGGCGTCTTCAACTCGGCGTATTTTGAGCACGCTTATCTTGCGCGCCAGATGGGTATCGAACTCGTCGAAGGCCGCGACCTGGTGGTGCACGACAACATCTGCTATATGCGTACGACAAGCGGACTGCGCCGCGTGGACGTGATCTACCGCCGTGTCGACGACGACTTCATTGATCCACTTGCCTTCCGGCCGGATTCAATCCTCGGAGTGGCGGGACTGTTCAACGCGTACCGCGCGGGGAACGTAACACTCGCAAACGCCTTCGGCACCGGCGTTGCAGACGACAAGGCGCTTTATGCTTTTGTGCCGAGCATCATCAAGTACTACCTCGGCGAAGACCCGATTTTGCATAACGTGAAGACGTTCCTGTGTTCCATCGAGAAGGAGCGGAATTACGTGCTCGCGAACCTGGACAAACTTGTCGTCAAAGCCGTCGGCGAGTCCGGTGGCTATGGAATGTTGATTGGCACGCAGGCATCCACCAAGGAGCGCGAGGTGTTCGCCGAAAAGATTCGCGCCAACCCGCGCAACTACATTGCACAGCCGACGATCAGCTTCTCACGCGCGCCATGCCTGATTGGAGACGCGCTTGAGCCGCGGCACGTCGACCTGCGGCCCTATGTGCTATATGGCGATAAGGTAACAATCGTCCCAGGTGGCCTGACGCGCGTTGCGCTGAAGCGCGGCTCGCTGGTTGTGAACAGTTCGCAAGGCGGCGGCAGCAAGGACACCTGGGTGCTGGCCGAACAACAACGGGAGGAAGCCCCTGAAGCTTAG